In Plantibacter sp. PA-3-X8, one DNA window encodes the following:
- a CDS encoding fructose-bisphosphatase class II — MIERTPDTDLLDGFLDATRAAAAAVAGLVGGGDGMRIDGVAVDALRRALESLPVDGRVVVGEGEKDRAPMLFVGERFGTGAGPAIDLAVDPVDGTKLAASGKPDSVAVIAIAPRGAMFDIGPAYYLEKLVAAGGGRELSLADPIAVTLDRPAARLGRPVEQLRVAVQDRPRNAATAQAVTAAGAELVSFMDGDVALSLRAAAADGDLDLLLGVGGAPEGILTAAAVRALGGWMTARFAPQSPEERARLAEARTDLDREVPLDELCRDDAWLLLSAVTSTALAAGAELAGVRVEADGGVMVESAVVGPGSPLTRSRKRLDRDAPSGLPSPVR; from the coding sequence ATGATCGAGCGCACTCCGGACACCGACCTCCTCGACGGCTTCCTCGACGCCACGAGGGCCGCGGCTGCCGCCGTCGCGGGTCTCGTCGGAGGTGGAGACGGCATGCGCATCGACGGGGTCGCCGTCGATGCGCTCCGCCGAGCGCTCGAATCGCTCCCGGTCGACGGGCGCGTCGTCGTGGGGGAGGGCGAGAAGGACCGGGCGCCCATGCTCTTCGTCGGGGAACGTTTCGGCACGGGAGCGGGGCCGGCGATCGACCTCGCCGTCGACCCCGTGGACGGCACGAAGCTCGCTGCCTCCGGGAAGCCGGACTCCGTCGCCGTGATCGCCATCGCCCCGCGCGGTGCGATGTTCGACATCGGCCCGGCGTACTACCTCGAGAAGCTCGTCGCCGCCGGCGGGGGACGCGAGTTGTCGCTGGCCGACCCGATCGCGGTGACCCTCGACCGGCCCGCGGCCCGGCTGGGGCGGCCGGTCGAGCAGCTGCGGGTCGCGGTCCAGGACCGTCCGCGGAACGCGGCGACCGCCCAGGCCGTGACCGCCGCCGGTGCCGAGCTCGTGAGCTTCATGGACGGCGACGTCGCCCTGTCCCTGCGGGCCGCGGCCGCCGACGGCGACCTCGATCTGCTCCTCGGTGTGGGAGGAGCCCCCGAGGGCATCCTCACGGCTGCCGCGGTCCGGGCCCTCGGTGGTTGGATGACAGCGCGCTTCGCACCGCAGTCGCCGGAGGAACGTGCGCGGCTCGCCGAGGCCAGGACCGATCTCGATCGCGAGGTCCCGCTCGACGAACTCTGCCGCGATGACGCCTGGCTGCTGCTCAGCGCCGTCACGTCGACCGCGCTCGCCGCCGGAGCCGAACTCGCCGGAGTCCGGGTCGAAGCGGACGGCGGTGTCATGGTCGAGTCCGCCGTCGTCGGTCCCGGAAGCCCGCTGACGAGGTCACGGAAGCGCCTCGATCGAGACGCACCCAGCGGCCTTCCCAGCCCGGTTCGATAG
- the glpX gene encoding class II fructose-bisphosphatase, with amino-acid sequence MEDPVTQPETGSHYLQPDRNLAMELVRATEAAAIRAAPFIGRGDKNAADGAAVDAMRAFLGTVNFDGVVVIGEGEKDEAPMLFNGEHVGNGRGPSCDIAVDPIDGTSLTAAGRQNALSVIAVSDRGSMFDPSAVFYMDKIVTGADGIGVVDISQSIGDNIRELAKAKGKQPEDIRVAVLDRPRHAQLIEEIRAAGAGTRLLLDGDVAGGINAARYDSRIDMCVGIGGTPEGIITACAVKALGGLIQGKLMPKDDAERERALAAGHDLDRVLGANDLVRGDNTYFVATGVTHGELVDGVQRKGPIIRTESLVLRSRSGTIRRVEADHLAAKWL; translated from the coding sequence ATGGAGGATCCAGTGACCCAGCCTGAAACCGGCTCCCACTATCTGCAGCCCGACCGCAACCTCGCCATGGAGCTCGTAAGAGCGACGGAGGCCGCCGCGATCCGGGCGGCGCCGTTCATCGGGCGAGGCGACAAGAACGCCGCCGACGGCGCAGCGGTCGACGCCATGCGCGCCTTCCTCGGCACCGTCAACTTCGACGGCGTGGTCGTCATCGGCGAGGGCGAGAAGGATGAAGCGCCCATGCTGTTCAACGGCGAGCATGTCGGCAACGGCCGCGGCCCGTCCTGCGACATCGCCGTCGACCCGATCGACGGCACGAGCCTCACCGCCGCAGGCCGCCAGAACGCCCTCTCCGTCATCGCCGTGTCCGACCGCGGCAGCATGTTCGACCCGTCCGCGGTGTTCTACATGGACAAGATCGTCACCGGCGCCGACGGCATCGGTGTCGTCGACATCAGCCAGTCCATCGGCGACAACATCCGCGAGCTCGCGAAGGCCAAGGGCAAGCAGCCCGAGGACATCCGCGTCGCCGTCCTCGACCGACCGCGCCACGCGCAGCTCATCGAGGAGATCCGCGCGGCGGGTGCCGGGACGCGTCTGCTGCTCGACGGCGACGTCGCGGGTGGCATCAACGCCGCGCGCTACGACTCGCGGATCGACATGTGCGTCGGCATCGGCGGCACGCCTGAGGGCATCATCACCGCGTGTGCGGTGAAGGCGCTCGGCGGGCTCATCCAGGGCAAGCTCATGCCGAAGGACGACGCCGAGCGTGAGCGTGCGCTCGCGGCCGGTCACGACCTCGACCGCGTCCTCGGCGCGAACGACCTCGTCCGCGGCGACAACACGTACTTCGTCGCGACGGGCGTCACCCACGGTGAACTCGTCGACGGTGTGCAGCGCAAGGGGCCGATCATCCGCACCGAGAGCCTCGTGCTGCGGTCGCGTTCCGGCACCATCCGTCGCGTCGAGGCGGACCACCTCGCGGCGAAGTGGCTGTAG
- the rmuC gene encoding DNA recombination protein RmuC, whose protein sequence is MDSALALGIGLLIGLVIGAAVAVLLLQRRARAGSVDPALLEARHTAQLADLRGQQAQLLADASAREAELRAALRAELAALDATADGLGRELNAQREQYRELAERHRADAERRSRQEHEESQVLQALAPVQHSLEHMQAKVAELEQQRSRQHGELAQQLKTASESEERLRSTTESLASALRNNATRGVWGETQLRNVVEAAGLTQRVDFDLQSSITSDNGIGRPDMVVRLPGGKSIAVDAKVPFAQYLEASTIPVTATGEEAARRTALLAQHVKAVRSHVDALAAKGYWRGLESSPEFVICFIPSESLLAAALEADASLLDYAFGKRVALASPVNLWAVLKTVAFTWQQDVLTEDAKRLFDLGKELYQRLSTLSDHADRLRRSIESTVTNYNQFASSFETRVLVTARKLDALDEATVIGQVSQSDASPKRLTAPEAQPSPEPSDGEPSELEARLAHRLQD, encoded by the coding sequence ATGGACAGCGCACTCGCCCTCGGGATCGGCCTCCTCATCGGACTCGTCATCGGCGCAGCCGTGGCGGTCCTCCTGCTGCAGCGGCGCGCCCGCGCGGGGTCGGTCGACCCGGCGCTGCTCGAGGCCAGGCACACCGCCCAGCTCGCCGACCTCCGCGGCCAGCAGGCGCAACTCCTCGCCGATGCGTCCGCCCGGGAGGCGGAACTCCGGGCCGCGCTGCGCGCAGAACTCGCCGCACTCGACGCCACTGCCGACGGTCTCGGGCGCGAGCTGAACGCCCAGCGCGAGCAGTACCGCGAGCTCGCCGAACGCCACCGCGCCGACGCCGAACGACGATCGCGCCAGGAACACGAGGAGAGCCAGGTCCTGCAGGCCCTCGCGCCCGTGCAGCACAGCCTCGAGCACATGCAGGCGAAGGTCGCGGAACTCGAGCAGCAGCGCAGCCGCCAGCACGGTGAGCTCGCCCAACAACTGAAGACGGCTTCGGAGTCCGAGGAACGCCTGCGGTCCACGACGGAGTCGCTCGCCTCGGCGCTCCGCAACAACGCCACCCGCGGCGTCTGGGGCGAGACCCAGCTCCGGAACGTCGTGGAAGCCGCGGGCCTCACGCAGCGCGTCGACTTCGACCTGCAGTCGAGCATCACGTCCGACAACGGCATCGGCCGACCCGACATGGTCGTGCGACTCCCCGGCGGCAAGTCGATCGCGGTCGACGCGAAGGTGCCGTTCGCGCAGTACCTCGAAGCCAGCACCATCCCCGTCACGGCGACAGGCGAGGAAGCCGCACGACGTACCGCCCTCCTCGCGCAGCACGTGAAGGCCGTGCGGTCGCACGTCGACGCCCTTGCGGCGAAGGGCTACTGGCGCGGCCTCGAGTCGAGCCCGGAGTTCGTGATCTGCTTCATCCCGAGCGAGTCGCTCCTCGCCGCAGCGCTCGAGGCCGACGCGAGCCTGCTCGACTACGCCTTCGGCAAACGGGTCGCCCTCGCCTCCCCCGTCAACCTGTGGGCGGTCCTCAAGACGGTCGCGTTCACCTGGCAGCAGGACGTCCTCACCGAGGACGCGAAGCGACTGTTCGACCTCGGCAAGGAGCTCTACCAACGGCTCTCGACGCTGTCTGACCACGCCGACCGCCTGCGCCGGTCCATCGAGAGCACGGTCACCAACTACAACCAGTTCGCCTCGTCGTTCGAGACCCGCGTCCTCGTCACGGCGCGCAAGCTCGACGCCCTCGACGAGGCGACGGTCATCGGTCAGGTGAGCCAGAGCGACGCCTCACCGAAGCGCCTCACCGCACCGGAGGCGCAGCCCTCGCCGGAGCCGTCCGATGGCGAGCCGAGCGAGCTCGAGGCCCGGCTCGCGCACCGGCTCCAGGACTGA
- a CDS encoding exonuclease domain-containing protein, with product MPLDFTAIDFETANSSSASACSVGLVRVRDGIVVDRAGWLIQPPAGHDAFLEWNTRIHGIVATDVLGAPGWADQLDTLLDFAQGDALVAHNAGFDMGVIRGGCAATGLDCPDLSYLCSLNVARKTYQLDSYRLPVAALAAGFDDFQHHDATGDAEASAHIIIHAAARHGASSIAELAQLTSVKIGRIGTAVAA from the coding sequence GTGCCACTGGATTTCACCGCCATCGACTTCGAGACCGCGAACTCGTCATCCGCCTCCGCCTGCAGCGTGGGCCTCGTCAGGGTCCGCGACGGCATCGTCGTCGACCGCGCGGGCTGGCTCATCCAGCCCCCCGCCGGACACGACGCGTTCCTCGAGTGGAACACGCGCATCCACGGGATCGTCGCGACCGACGTCCTCGGTGCGCCGGGTTGGGCGGACCAGCTCGACACCCTGCTCGACTTCGCCCAGGGTGACGCCCTCGTCGCCCACAACGCCGGCTTCGACATGGGCGTCATCCGCGGTGGCTGCGCCGCCACCGGCCTCGACTGCCCCGACCTCAGCTACCTGTGCAGCCTCAACGTCGCCCGCAAGACGTATCAGCTCGACTCCTACCGGCTCCCCGTGGCGGCCCTCGCCGCCGGGTTCGACGACTTCCAGCACCACGACGCCACCGGCGACGCCGAGGCCTCCGCGCACATCATCATCCACGCCGCCGCCCGCCATGGAGCTTCCTCGATCGCCGAACTCGCGCAGCTCACGAGCGTGAAGATCGGCCGGATCGGGACAGCTGTCGCCGCCTGA
- the ychF gene encoding redox-regulated ATPase YchF has product MALTLGIVGLPNVGKSTLFNALTRNNVLAANYPFATIEPNVGVVELPDARLGKLAEIFGSERILPAAVSFVDIAGIVKGASEGEGLGNKFLANIREADAIAQVVRGFADPDVVHVDGDVNPASDMETINTELILADLETLEKAVTRFEKEVKGKKLDPSVLTAAKEAQDALNAGTPLSATKIDLAPIKELGLLTAKPFIYVFNVDEDVLQDQAKLDELAALVAPAKAVFLDAKLESELVDLDEDDAREMLESTGQTESGLDQLARIGFATLGLQTYLTAGPKESRAWTIPQGAKAPQAAGVIHTDFEKGFIKAEVISFDDLVETGSVAEARSKGKARMEGKDYVMQDGDVVEFRFNV; this is encoded by the coding sequence GTGGCTCTTACTCTCGGCATCGTCGGCCTGCCCAACGTCGGCAAGTCCACCCTGTTCAACGCGCTCACGCGCAACAACGTGCTCGCAGCGAACTATCCGTTCGCGACGATCGAGCCGAACGTCGGCGTGGTCGAACTGCCCGACGCCCGGCTCGGCAAGCTCGCGGAGATCTTCGGCAGCGAGCGCATTCTGCCCGCCGCGGTGTCCTTCGTCGACATCGCCGGCATCGTCAAGGGCGCGAGCGAGGGGGAGGGGCTCGGCAACAAGTTCCTCGCGAACATCCGTGAGGCCGACGCCATCGCGCAGGTCGTCCGCGGCTTCGCCGACCCCGACGTCGTGCACGTCGACGGCGATGTGAACCCGGCCTCCGACATGGAGACCATCAACACCGAGCTCATCCTCGCCGACCTCGAGACGCTCGAGAAGGCCGTCACCCGGTTCGAGAAGGAGGTCAAGGGCAAGAAGCTCGACCCCTCCGTCCTCACGGCGGCGAAGGAGGCGCAGGACGCGCTGAACGCCGGCACCCCGCTCTCGGCGACGAAGATCGACCTCGCGCCCATCAAGGAGCTCGGTCTCCTCACGGCCAAGCCGTTCATCTACGTGTTCAACGTCGACGAGGACGTCCTGCAGGACCAGGCGAAGCTCGACGAGCTGGCCGCCCTCGTGGCACCGGCGAAGGCCGTCTTCCTCGACGCCAAGCTCGAGTCGGAGCTCGTCGACCTCGACGAGGACGACGCCCGTGAGATGCTCGAGTCGACCGGCCAGACCGAGTCCGGCCTCGACCAGCTCGCACGCATTGGCTTCGCGACGCTCGGTCTCCAGACCTACCTCACGGCGGGTCCGAAGGAGTCGCGTGCGTGGACGATCCCGCAGGGTGCCAAGGCGCCCCAGGCGGCCGGCGTCATCCACACGGACTTCGAGAAGGGCTTCATCAAGGCCGAGGTCATCTCGTTCGACGACCTCGTCGAGACCGGCTCCGTCGCTGAGGCCCGCTCCAAGGGCAAGGCCCGCATGGAGGGCAAGGACTACGTCATGCAGGACGGCGACGTCGTGGAGTTCCGCTTCAACGTCTAG
- a CDS encoding LysR family transcriptional regulator — translation MDHKQLRSFVASAETLHFAKAAKALGVPRSTVVADVRKLEESVGAELFARDVESTQLTDAGHAFLIEARRQLDASAAAAAKSAPAPGGKAKANKGKGRAPKVKGEPLPYKKRQGR, via the coding sequence ATGGATCACAAGCAGCTGCGCTCCTTCGTCGCCTCCGCGGAGACCCTCCACTTCGCGAAGGCGGCCAAGGCGCTCGGTGTGCCACGGAGCACCGTCGTCGCCGACGTCCGGAAGCTCGAGGAGAGCGTCGGAGCGGAACTGTTCGCCCGTGACGTGGAATCCACGCAGCTGACGGACGCCGGCCACGCGTTCCTCATCGAGGCGCGTCGCCAACTCGACGCCTCTGCGGCAGCAGCAGCGAAGTCGGCTCCCGCGCCGGGCGGCAAAGCCAAAGCGAACAAGGGCAAGGGCCGCGCGCCAAAGGTCAAGGGCGAGCCGCTGCCGTACAAGAAGCGCCAGGGTCGCTGA
- a CDS encoding ice-binding family protein, whose translation MRLELSPPARSARPARTRPRLFAAAAVVTVGLLAIGAGPANAATTIDGPINLGTAAGYGVLAASAVTNTGATTINGDLGLSPESSVTGFPPGIVNGTQNVTNEPAALAQNDLLTAMGVASSLTPTTQGVGELTGLNLTPGVYSGGVISLSGNLTLTGTAESVWVFQAASRLDTFTGASIILAGGASACNVFWRVGSSATLDAGAPFVGTVLADTSISTGSGTVVEGRLLASTGAVTLINTVINRPTGCDDGSGSEVTTSPEITSAPLPGGTVGTTYDSTVTSTGSPDATYTVTSGALPPGLVLDSVTGGVTGTPTTPGTYTVTITASNGGAPDDSIESTIVIVPPGTPQVPGQPAVPAGDITRLPDTGFQGSTLAIAAGSLLGLGLLAGIASVIVRRRRRDQLGG comes from the coding sequence ATGCGCCTCGAACTCTCTCCACCCGCCCGCAGCGCCAGACCCGCTCGCACTCGCCCACGGCTCTTCGCCGCAGCGGCAGTCGTGACCGTCGGACTCCTGGCCATCGGTGCCGGACCGGCGAACGCCGCGACCACGATCGACGGCCCGATCAACCTGGGCACGGCAGCCGGCTACGGCGTCCTCGCCGCATCGGCCGTCACCAACACCGGCGCGACCACGATCAACGGCGACCTCGGGCTGAGCCCGGAGAGCTCCGTGACGGGCTTCCCGCCGGGCATCGTCAACGGCACACAGAACGTGACGAACGAGCCCGCCGCCCTTGCGCAGAACGATCTCCTCACCGCGATGGGTGTCGCTTCCAGTCTGACCCCGACCACGCAGGGCGTCGGTGAACTCACCGGCCTGAACCTCACCCCAGGCGTCTACTCCGGCGGCGTGATCTCCCTGTCCGGGAACCTGACGCTCACCGGTACGGCGGAGTCGGTCTGGGTCTTCCAGGCGGCGAGCAGGCTGGACACCTTCACCGGTGCATCGATCATCCTCGCCGGCGGCGCGAGCGCCTGCAACGTGTTCTGGCGCGTCGGCAGCTCGGCAACGCTGGACGCCGGCGCTCCCTTCGTCGGCACGGTCCTCGCCGACACGTCCATCTCCACGGGATCGGGCACGGTCGTCGAGGGACGTCTCCTCGCGTCCACCGGCGCCGTGACGCTCATCAACACCGTCATCAACCGGCCGACCGGCTGCGACGACGGCAGCGGCTCCGAGGTCACGACGAGCCCGGAGATCACCTCCGCTCCGCTCCCCGGCGGCACCGTCGGCACGACCTACGACAGTACGGTCACCTCCACCGGCAGCCCCGACGCCACGTACACGGTCACCTCGGGTGCCCTGCCCCCGGGACTCGTCCTCGACAGCGTGACCGGTGGCGTGACCGGCACGCCCACGACGCCCGGGACCTACACGGTCACCATCACCGCGAGTAACGGCGGCGCGCCCGACGATTCCATCGAATCGACGATCGTCATCGTCCCGCCAGGCACCCCGCAGGTCCCCGGTCAGCCGGCGGTTCCGGCCGGAGACATCACGAGGCTCCCCGACACCGGGTTCCAGGGATCCACGCTCGCCATCGCAGCCGGCTCCCTGCTCGGCCTCGGCCTGCTCGCGGGTATCGCCTCGGTGATCGTGCGGCGTCGCCGACGCGACCAGCTGGGTGGCTGA
- a CDS encoding ABC-F family ATP-binding cassette domain-containing protein, whose product MTATLVAQGLAGGHGHRTLFDGLDLTVAPGDVIGVVGMNGAGKSTLLQLLGGSLEPQAGTITLSPSDAFVGALPQEHERVIGESVAAYIARRTGCAAATEAMDAAAAALAEPPQAGADPADVYSAALDRWLASGAADLEERIPAVLADLGLDLDADVTTTMMTSLSGGQAARVGLAALLLSRFDIVLLDEPTNDLDLDGLERLERFVQGLRGGVVLVSHDREFLARCVTRVLELDLAQQSNRVFGGGYEAYLEEREVARRHARDAYDEFADKKADLVGRARVQREWSSQGVRNAMKKAPDNDKIRRKASAESSEKQAQKVRQMESRIARLDEVEEPRKEWQLQFTIGSAPRSSTVVATLSEAVVRQGDFQLGPLSLQVNVGDRIGITGPNGAGKSTLLATLLGRREPDAGSASLGSSVRIGEIDQARSLLVGSEPLADRFEAIVPDLSPGEVRTLLAKFGLKADHVNRPVDELSPGERTRAGLAVLQATGINLLVLDEPTNHLDLAAIEQLEEALESYDGTLLLVTHDRRMLDTVRIERRWVVEAGQVSER is encoded by the coding sequence ATGACTGCAACGCTCGTGGCCCAAGGCCTGGCCGGAGGACACGGCCACCGCACCCTGTTCGACGGCCTCGATCTGACGGTGGCGCCGGGCGACGTCATCGGCGTCGTCGGGATGAACGGAGCGGGGAAGTCGACGCTGCTGCAGCTCCTCGGCGGCTCGCTCGAACCGCAGGCCGGCACGATCACGCTGTCGCCGTCAGACGCCTTCGTGGGCGCGCTCCCGCAGGAACACGAGCGCGTCATCGGTGAGAGCGTCGCCGCCTACATCGCCCGGCGCACCGGCTGTGCTGCGGCGACCGAGGCGATGGACGCGGCCGCCGCGGCGCTCGCCGAACCCCCGCAGGCCGGCGCGGACCCCGCGGACGTCTACTCCGCCGCCCTCGACCGCTGGTTGGCGAGCGGCGCGGCCGATCTCGAGGAGCGGATCCCCGCGGTCCTCGCCGACCTCGGGCTGGACCTCGACGCGGATGTCACGACCACGATGATGACCTCACTGTCCGGTGGGCAGGCCGCTCGCGTCGGACTGGCGGCGCTACTGCTGTCGCGATTCGACATCGTCCTCCTCGACGAACCGACCAACGACCTCGACCTGGACGGCTTGGAGCGGCTCGAACGCTTCGTGCAGGGATTGCGCGGAGGTGTGGTGCTCGTCAGCCACGACCGCGAGTTCCTCGCCCGCTGCGTCACGCGCGTCCTCGAACTCGACCTCGCGCAGCAGAGCAACCGGGTCTTCGGGGGCGGATACGAGGCCTACCTCGAGGAGCGCGAGGTCGCCAGGCGGCACGCCCGCGACGCCTATGACGAGTTCGCCGACAAGAAGGCGGATCTCGTCGGTCGCGCCCGGGTGCAGCGGGAGTGGTCCAGCCAGGGCGTGCGGAACGCGATGAAGAAGGCGCCCGACAACGACAAGATCCGGCGGAAGGCCTCGGCGGAGTCCTCGGAGAAGCAGGCCCAGAAGGTCCGGCAGATGGAGAGCCGCATCGCTCGGCTGGACGAGGTCGAGGAACCACGCAAGGAGTGGCAGCTGCAGTTCACGATCGGCAGCGCACCGCGCTCGAGCACGGTCGTCGCGACGCTCTCCGAGGCCGTCGTCCGGCAGGGCGACTTCCAGCTCGGCCCCCTGTCGCTCCAGGTGAACGTGGGCGATCGCATCGGCATCACGGGGCCCAACGGCGCCGGCAAGTCCACCCTGCTCGCAACGCTGCTCGGTCGTCGCGAACCCGACGCGGGCAGCGCGAGCCTCGGCTCCAGTGTGCGGATCGGCGAGATCGACCAAGCCCGCTCATTGCTCGTCGGCTCGGAGCCACTCGCCGACCGCTTCGAGGCGATCGTGCCCGACCTCAGCCCGGGAGAGGTCAGGACGCTGCTGGCGAAGTTCGGGCTGAAGGCCGACCACGTGAACCGGCCCGTCGACGAGTTGTCGCCGGGGGAGCGCACCCGCGCCGGGCTCGCCGTGCTCCAGGCGACGGGGATCAACCTGCTGGTCTTGGACGAGCCGACGAACCACCTCGACCTCGCAGCCATCGAACAGCTCGAGGAGGCACTCGAGAGCTACGACGGAACACTCCTCCTCGTCACCCACGACCGCCGCATGCTCGACACCGTCCGAATCGAACGGCGATGGGTCGTCGAGGCCGGCCAGGTCTCGGAGCGCTAG
- a CDS encoding carboxymuconolactone decarboxylase family protein, translated as MSILRTIPEADADATTAAMYDDDIADQGFVAAHTKVMALNPGAYAAWEALIGEIARPLGLRRYELVTLAAARGTRSRHCRLAHGRRSLSLFEEDQLVRIAADYRDAGLSPAEVAMMAYAERVGRDSDRMTDADSLILRQHGFSDREILDITLAAAARNYYSRAIQALAVDVDVPEDIGPELRDALVRGL; from the coding sequence ATGTCGATCCTCCGCACCATTCCCGAAGCCGATGCCGATGCGACGACGGCCGCGATGTATGACGACGACATCGCCGACCAGGGATTCGTCGCGGCGCACACGAAGGTGATGGCGTTGAACCCCGGGGCCTACGCCGCGTGGGAGGCGCTGATCGGTGAGATCGCCCGACCGCTCGGCCTGCGACGCTACGAGCTCGTGACGCTCGCCGCGGCGCGAGGGACGCGGTCACGGCATTGCCGTCTCGCTCACGGCCGGAGATCGCTGTCGCTGTTCGAGGAGGACCAGCTCGTGCGCATCGCGGCGGACTATCGCGACGCCGGCCTGAGCCCCGCGGAGGTCGCGATGATGGCCTACGCGGAACGAGTGGGTCGCGACTCGGACCGGATGACCGACGCCGACAGCCTGATCCTGCGCCAGCACGGCTTCTCCGACCGGGAGATCCTCGACATCACCCTCGCTGCGGCCGCCCGCAACTACTACAGCCGGGCGATCCAGGCGCTTGCAGTCGACGTCGACGTTCCCGAGGACATCGGACCCGAACTGCGTGACGCGCTCGTCCGCGGCCTCTGA
- a CDS encoding cysteine desulfurase family protein encodes MLYLDNAATTPVRPEVLEAMWPYLTSTFGNPSSHHTVGEAAAGALRDARRRVATVLGVRPGDVVFTSGGTEADNLAVKGITLAALDRGRHVVTSPIEHEAVAESVAYLTRFHGVEATVLPVDGTGLVDPAELAAALRPDTVLVSVMAANNEIGTVQDLSALGGVAQAAGVPFHTDAVQAAGWLPLGLDRLGVDVLSLAGHKLGAPKGIGLLAVRGSLPLEPLLHGGGQERGRRSGTEQVAAAVGLATALELAERDRVEAVDRVSGLRDAFIARVLNEVPRARLTGHPERRLPGIASFVFPGTSGEAVLLELERRGVISSSGSACAAGSDEPSPVLLAIGIAPEVAQTAVRFSWTAAVTAAELDRTASAVVASVEAVAGLR; translated from the coding sequence ATGCTCTACCTCGACAACGCGGCGACGACGCCGGTGCGCCCGGAGGTGCTCGAGGCGATGTGGCCGTACCTGACGAGCACCTTCGGCAACCCGTCGAGCCATCACACCGTCGGCGAGGCGGCGGCCGGGGCGTTGCGGGACGCCCGGCGACGCGTCGCGACCGTGCTGGGCGTCCGACCTGGGGACGTGGTGTTCACCTCGGGCGGCACCGAAGCGGACAACCTCGCGGTCAAGGGCATCACCCTGGCGGCCCTCGATCGCGGACGCCATGTCGTCACCTCGCCGATCGAGCACGAGGCGGTCGCGGAATCGGTCGCATACCTCACGCGGTTCCACGGGGTCGAGGCCACCGTCCTCCCGGTGGACGGGACCGGCCTGGTCGACCCGGCCGAGCTCGCCGCTGCACTCCGGCCGGACACGGTGCTCGTCTCGGTGATGGCGGCCAACAACGAGATCGGCACGGTCCAGGACCTGTCGGCGCTCGGAGGCGTCGCCCAGGCCGCAGGCGTCCCGTTCCACACCGATGCCGTGCAGGCGGCGGGATGGCTGCCGCTCGGACTGGATCGCCTCGGCGTGGACGTGCTGAGCCTGGCCGGCCACAAGCTCGGTGCTCCGAAGGGCATCGGACTGCTCGCCGTGCGCGGCTCCCTGCCGTTGGAACCGCTCCTGCACGGTGGCGGTCAGGAACGCGGTCGCCGGAGCGGGACCGAACAGGTGGCCGCCGCCGTCGGGCTCGCGACGGCGCTGGAGCTCGCCGAGCGTGATCGGGTGGAAGCGGTGGACCGCGTCAGCGGACTGCGTGACGCGTTCATCGCGAGGGTCCTGAACGAGGTCCCGCGTGCTCGGTTGACGGGCCACCCCGAACGACGCCTACCGGGTATCGCATCGTTCGTGTTCCCCGGGACCTCCGGCGAGGCGGTCCTCCTCGAACTCGAACGGCGGGGCGTCATCTCCTCGAGCGGCTCCGCGTGTGCCGCCGGCAGCGACGAGCCGTCACCGGTCCTCCTCGCGATCGGCATCGCTCCGGAGGTCGCGCAGACCGCCGTGCGCTTCAGTTGGACCGCCGCCGTCACCGCGGCCGAGCTGGACCGGACGGCGAGCGCCGTCGTCGCCTCGGTGGAGGCCGTCGCGGGTCTCCGCTGA